AGTAAGCACTTATAATTCCAAAATGGGAATAACGGTTTCCAGAATAGAAATGCTGTAGGCGTGTAAACGGATTGCAAAAAGAACGCCAGCCCGAAGGCCGGCGTTCGAGGATCGGTTGATTTAGAAGGGTTGATTTAGAAGGTGAACTTCAATCCATATTCAAGCTGGCGTGCAGCGCCTTGACTAAATACGCCGCTGCCCACTCCGGCTCGAACGGCTGCAAGGTCACTGTAGGTTGAACCGTTCGTTCCTGACGAGGCGAGAATTCCGTTGATTCGCGTGCCTGGTGAAATTGCAAAGTTCGCGAAGTTCAGCAGGTTATAAAACGTAATGCTCGGCTCAAGTTTGAAGCGCTCGCGGATCGAGATCGGCGCGGCGAAGTGCAGATCGAAGGTCCTCAACCAGTCATTCGCGTAGAGCTTGCCCGACGCCTGAGGAGCCAATGTATCGGTAACAGCTCCCAGTGCCTGCAGCTGCCCTTGATTAAACAACCCAGCGCTTACCAAAGCCTGACCCGCGGGCGTGAGCTTGTTCGCAAAGTTAGTGTTGTAGTTGTTAATCGCGACGCCGAGCTGGGCTGCCGACAAGCTGCGCCCATAAGTGCCGATGTTCTGGCCGGGCAAAATCTCTCCGTTTCCGTTATTTCCAGTCTGACCGCTTCCTTGGAAGTCGGTGTGGAAGATTTCACCTGGGCGTCCCTGGTCTTCGACCGTTAACGTCGTCGGCAACGGAGAATTGAAGTGACCGATGAAGCTCATCAGAACATTGCCGGGCAGATTGACGATCGTGCCGAACGAGAACTGATGAGTACGGTCGAAAGATGTTGGGCCGAAGTATTGGTTAGGATTGGCGAAGTTGTTCGCATTGTTGATGAAGTCCTGGTCGCCTGCCATGCTGTCGAAGCGCGACAGGCTGTACGAGAACTGCGCGTTAATACCGTGAACGAACGGCATCAGATGGATGGGATTGGAAACCACTCGTTGTCGAACTGATACCTGAAGTGCGTTGTAAACCGAGCGCCCGATCGGGAACAGCATGATGTTCTGGCCATAGAACGGATTGATGCCGGCAAAAGCAGCGCCTTGGCTCGGATCAAGACCTGCGTTTTCCGCGGGTACTCCACCGAGATACGTAACGCCGGAATCGAGGCCGTTGTTGGCAAAGTCGTCGATTGTGAGGGTGCGACCGCTGATCGGTTTGACGCCGGTGGGCAGCCCTGTTCCGCCTGGGCAATTCGCATTTATGCCTGCGTCGATGGAGCTAACGCCGCATTGTGCCAGCGTTGCCGTAATTGCGTTCTGTGCGGCTGTCTTGTTGAGGAAACGAGCATCGCCGACGTGGTTGGTATCCACCCCAAGTAGGAAATGGAGACTCACGTTACGAATGTAGTCGGCGCTCAGTACGGTGCCTCTTCCGAATTCATGCTGTACGCCTGCATTCATCTGCCACGAGCGTGGAGAACGATAGTTTGGCGCATACAAATTGCCGCCGAAGTTCGCGTCGAGAGATTCTCCGACGAAGTTCGGATTCGTGCTTGCACCCGCAGCCTTGGTGGCAGCTTGGAAAGCATTCTGCAAATCGACCACGTTCTGCGCCACCGAACCGATGGGCTGACCGCAGATTTGTGTCGCGATGTCCTTCCCATCGATCGTGGTTACGTTATTGCCACCCGGGAACGGTACGCTTCCACCCGGGCAAACCTGGGTAAAGAAGGTGTTGAACAGACCTTGCTGAAGACGAACCGGGCGGTCGAAGAGAACGTTGTTGAAGATTGCGTTCTCATAATAGAGCCCGCCTCCCAAGCGGAGGACGGTCTTGCCGCTCTTGAATGGATCCCAGGTTAAGCCGACCTGCGGCGCAAAATTCGCGTTCGGATTTCGGACACTGTTGCCGAGGCCGGGAATGTTTCCGAAGTTGTCAATCAGATTTCCGGTGCATGGCGGTGCCGGGCTGAAGTTCTTCAGGTCAATTGCCGAACAAGGAATGGGTGCCAAGTCGCTGTCCGTGCGGCCGGTGTCATGGACATAGCGAAGAGCATAGTTAAAGGTAAGGTTCGGACGAAGCTTCCAGCTATCTCCAATATAGAAGCTAAAGCGGTTGTCGTACTGCCCGCCCGCAGGGAAACCAAAGCCTGGCTGCTCGGTGAAAAATCCTTGACCATTGCCGAGAATGATTCCGGTAATAGGATAATTCAACGGATTCGCTGAACCACCCGGGAAAGGACCGCTGGCTGCAATCGCTTGCCGGGCCGAGGTTGCGCTGGAGCCAATACGGGGGGCCAGGCCGAAGAATGATGCCAGACCGCCTCCGCGAATCGCGTTAAAGGCGACGCCGTACCGGACGATGTGACTGCCAAACAACCGGCTGCCGTCATATTTGATCTGGTTATCGCTCTGGAAGGTCTGCTGCGGCGCCAGATCGTTGGGGCCAGTATTAAATACGGGGCTGATGCCAGTGATATGAATAAATGCATCAGGAATAGGATCGAAGGCGCCGGAAATCTGCGCTGCGTCCCCAATGAGGTTGTGGAACTTCAGATAGCCGTAACGGATCGAATGCGTGAAATTGCCGGTATTGAAGTCCAATCCAATCGCGTGTGACGGAGTGTTGTCCTGGTTCTTAAATGGTTGGAAGTCCGTCTGCGAGCTCGCAAGAGTATTCTCGTCATACGCAAACTTATAAAAAAGTTTTGCTGAGCCTTTGATGTTGTAGTCGAGTCGGCCGGTAATTTGGCGCTCCTTGAAGGGAGCGTTATAGCCCCCGCTCAAGCTGCCGAACGGATCCGCCGTAACTACAGGTGCGAAAAGATGCTGGGTGATATTTTCGCCGGAGGTGAAAAAGAAGAGACGATCCTTCATTATCGGCCCGCCCAGAGTAAATCCTGTGTGATTGCGCTGGAACGGGACATCGGCGCCGCCCGGGAAATTCGCGTCGCCTGCGCGTTTATCGCGGAACAAGTAGAACCCGCTGCCGTGGACGTTGTTCGTGCCGGACTTCGTCAGCACGTTCACTGCGCCGGAGGACGTCAACTCGGTTGACATGTCGAGCGTGGATTGGCTGAGCTGGAATTCCTGAATCGAATCCGCAGGAATATTCTGGGTCGTCGTCCCTACCG
The genomic region above belongs to Terriglobales bacterium and contains:
- a CDS encoding carboxypeptidase regulatory-like domain-containing protein: MARRILGLFILLAFAIIFSGLPAFSQATIATGAIQGTVTDQSDAVVPGVTVTIRNVATGQTIVRTTSSSGVYNSGPLNPGNYTVSVSAQGFSAVNLPTVVTVGNISPGNIKLGVASEKQEVTVEASGVTINTEQATVQGVITSEQIENLPINGRNFLDAAQLEPGVQIQDGNNFDPTKNGFTGISIGGRQGRTTRVEVDGLDITDETVGTTTQNIPADSIQEFQLSQSTLDMSTELTSSGAVNVLTKSGTNNVHGSGFYLFRDKRAGDANFPGGADVPFQRNHTGFTLGGPIMKDRLFFFTSGENITQHLFAPVVTADPFGSLSGGYNAPFKERQITGRLDYNIKGSAKLFYKFAYDENTLASSQTDFQPFKNQDNTPSHAIGLDFNTGNFTHSIRYGYLKFHNLIGDAAQISGAFDPIPDAFIHITGISPVFNTGPNDLAPQQTFQSDNQIKYDGSRLFGSHIVRYGVAFNAIRGGGLASFFGLAPRIGSSATSARQAIAASGPFPGGSANPLNYPITGIILGNGQGFFTEQPGFGFPAGGQYDNRFSFYIGDSWKLRPNLTFNYALRYVHDTGRTDSDLAPIPCSAIDLKNFSPAPPCTGNLIDNFGNIPGLGNSVRNPNANFAPQVGLTWDPFKSGKTVLRLGGGLYYENAIFNNVLFDRPVRLQQGLFNTFFTQVCPGGSVPFPGGNNVTTIDGKDIATQICGQPIGSVAQNVVDLQNAFQAATKAAGASTNPNFVGESLDANFGGNLYAPNYRSPRSWQMNAGVQHEFGRGTVLSADYIRNVSLHFLLGVDTNHVGDARFLNKTAAQNAITATLAQCGVSSIDAGINANCPGGTGLPTGVKPISGRTLTIDDFANNGLDSGVTYLGGVPAENAGLDPSQGAAFAGINPFYGQNIMLFPIGRSVYNALQVSVRQRVVSNPIHLMPFVHGINAQFSYSLSRFDSMAGDQDFINNANNFANPNQYFGPTSFDRTHQFSFGTIVNLPGNVLMSFIGHFNSPLPTTLTVEDQGRPGEIFHTDFQGSGQTGNNGNGEILPGQNIGTYGRSLSAAQLGVAINNYNTNFANKLTPAGQALVSAGLFNQGQLQALGAVTDTLAPQASGKLYANDWLRTFDLHFAAPISIRERFKLEPSITFYNLLNFANFAISPGTRINGILASSGTNGSTYSDLAAVRAGVGSGVFSQGAARQLEYGLKFTF